In Gopherus flavomarginatus isolate rGopFla2 unplaced genomic scaffold, rGopFla2.mat.asm mat_scaffold_2040_arrow_ctg1, whole genome shotgun sequence, a single window of DNA contains:
- the LOC127042048 gene encoding olfactory receptor 6N1-like has translation MIQPNLLMFITFHYHRMQLMEKGDVKNQTDFTEFILLGFGDLRELQILLFLLFLVIYIVTMAGNILIIALVVTDQHLHTPMYFFLGNLSCLETCYTSAVLPRMLTSLLTGDRTISVGGCMTQFFFFCFLATTECYLLAAMSYDRYLAICKPLHYGTCMNGKLCLQLAAGCWVIGFLPCTIMMCFMSQLIFCGPNEMDHFFCDFTPMLKLSCSDTSQMMLVLYIFSFPDAVSPFLLTLTSYVCIVSTILRIPSTTGRQRAFSTCSSHLIVVTLFYGTIMIVYMLPKSSNLRALNKVFSVCYTVLTPLANPLVYSLRNREVKEALRKAVRKYLALPKNSN, from the coding sequence ATGATACAGCCAAATCTTTTGATGTTCATTACTTTTCACTATCACAGGATGCAGCTCATGGAGAAAGGAGATGTGAAAAATCAAACAGATTTCACAGAATTCATTCTCCTGGGGTTTGGGGATCTCCGAGAACTGCAGATCCTCCTCTTCCTGCTTTTCCTAGTGATCTACATTGTGACGATGGCCGGGAACATCCTCATCATTGCTCTAGTTGtgactgatcagcaccttcacacccccatgtacttcttcttggggaacttgtcctgcctggagacctgctacacTTCTGCTGTCCTGCCCAGGATGCTgaccagtctcctgactggggacagaaccatttctgtGGGGGGATGCATGACacagtttttcttcttttgttttctaGCAACTACGGAATGTTATCTCCTGGCAGCGATGTCTTATGACCGATATTTAGCCATAtgcaaaccactgcactatgGAACATGTATGAATGGCAAGTTGTGCCTCCAACTAGCAGCTGGATGTTGGGTAATTGGATTTCTACCTTGTACAATAATGATGTGTTTTATGTCACAATTAATTTTCTGTGGTCCCAACGAAAtggaccatttcttttgtgatttcacCCCAATGCTAAAGCTCTCTTGCAGTGATACCAGCCAGATGATGCTGGTTCTTTATATATTTTCCTTCCCAGATGCAGTTTCCCCATTTCTATTAACCTTGACATCCTATGTTTGTATCGTTAGCACCATCCTGAGAATTCCTTCCACCACAGGGAGGCAAagggccttttccacctgctcctctcacctcatcgtGGTAACACTTTTCTATGGGACCATAATGATTGTCTACATGCTACCAAAATCCAGCAACCTGAGAGCCCTGAATAAAGTGTTCTCTGTCTGctacacagtcctgactcccctgGCCAATCCCCTcgtctacagcctgagaaacagagaggtcaaggaggCCCTGAGAAAAGCTGTCAGGAAATATCTGGCCCTCCCAAAGAATTCAAACTAG
- the LOC127042047 gene encoding olfactory receptor 10C1-like, with amino-acid sequence MHLIDKAEEDNKMIITEFILLGFGNLPELQILLFLVFLVIYILTMSGNILIFALVVADQHLHTPMYFFLGNLSCLETCYTSTILPRLLVSLLTGDRTISVSGCFAQFYCFGCLVTTECDLLAAMSYDRYLAICKPLRYAALMNNRLCLQLAAGSWISGCLICVIMTCFMSQLTFCGPNEIDHFFCDFSPMLKLSCSDTSMITLVSVILTSLDSPCSFLLTVTSYICVIAAMLRIPSTTGRQKAFSTCSSHLIVVTVFYGTLMTVYLLPKTNTLKALNKVFSVFYTVLTPMLNPLIYSLRNKEVKEALRKVIL; translated from the coding sequence ATGCACCTCATAGACAAAGCAGAAGAAGATAATAAAATGAtcatcacagaattcatcctcctgggattcGGGAATCTCCCTGAACTGCAGATCCTTCTCTTCCTGGTTTTCCTGGTGATCTACATTTTGACCATgtctgggaacatcctcatctTTGCgctagttgtggctgatcagcaccttcacacccccatgtacttcttcctggggaacttgtcctgcctggagacatgctacacctccaccatcctgcccaggttACTAGTCAGTCTCCTGACTGGAGACAGAACCATTTCTGTCAGTGGGTGTTTTGCACAGTTTTACTGCTTTGGTTGCTTGGTAACTACAGAATGTGATCTCCTAGCAgcgatgtcttatgatcggtatttagcaaTATGCAAGCCCCTGCGTTATGCAGCCTTGATGAATAACAGGTTGTGCCTCCAGCTAGCAGCAGGGTCTTGGATAAGTGGATGTCTAATCTGTGTAATAATGACGTGTTTTATGTCACAATTAACATTCTGTGGCccaaatgaaattgaccatttcttttgtgatttttctCCAATGCtaaaactctcctgcagtgacaccagCATGATCACACTGGTTAGTGTAATACTCACCTCCCTAGACTCGCCTTGCTCATTTCTATTAACTGTGACATCCTATATTTGTGTCATTGCTGCTatgctgagaatcccttccactaccgggaggcaaaaggccttttccacctgctcctctcacctcattgtggttaCAGTTTTCTATGGGACCCTAATGACTGTGTATCTGCTACCAAAAACCAATACACTAAAAGCCCTGAACAAAGTGTTCTCTGTCTtctacacagtcctgactcccatgctcaaccccctcatctacagcctgcgaaacaaagaggtgaaggaggccctgagaaaaGTCATCCTGTAA